Below is a genomic region from Argopecten irradians isolate NY chromosome 14, Ai_NY, whole genome shotgun sequence.
TCTATATGGACTACCTACCTATATCACAGATTATCTATATGGATTACCTACCTTTATCACAGATTATCTATATGGATTACCTACCTTTATCACAGATTATCTGTATGGATTACCTACCTTTATCACAGATTATCTGTATGGATTACCTACCTTTATCACAGATTATCTATATGGATTACCTACCTTTATCACAGATTATCTATATGGATTACCTACCTTTATCACAGATTATCTATATGGATTACCTACCTTTATCACAGATTATCTATATGGATTACCTACCTTTATCACAGattatcaatattgattaaCTACCTTTATcacaggttatatatatatgaattaccTACTTTTATCATAGATTATCTATATGGATTACCTACCTTTATCACAGATTATCTATATGGATTACCTACCTTTATCACACATTATTTGCGTGGATTCATCACTGATAGCCCTCAGTGCCCGTACCAAGTCAGCTCCACAAGACAATAGCTTAGGTGACGAAAACACACAACTGGTGGCCAATTGGGATGATCTGACGACATCAAGATTGTTAccaatttaaacatatttcaaactTATTTACGATAAACGTTTGTACGGATTCATTACTGTACATTATCTATTTCTAATATATTACAGTCAACCAtgtctataaaggtcaccaAAGGAACAAAGACAaaagagaacaaccaactaaataattttacatagaccacaatgttaatgttttactttgttaatgttttgtgatgtgttaTTAAaccaaaggaatattagttagctactTTTTTTATAAGTTAAGTCTTGGTTATCATAAAACactaatttggaaaaaaaagtttgggtccttatACTCAAACTTCAACCAGGGTAGCTATTTTGAAATAAGGTGCATATTGCactaaaaatcctgaaattgCAATGTTTTTACCTaatcattataaaaattaataatttgaaCCTAAATTTCAATCTggatttccaaattcatattaTTGTAATCTAGGAATACTAacttgtcagaaaacattttttacttttgaaatttaatataACACTTATTGACAGAATCATACATTTTAGAACAGTCAAATAAAAATGCGAACGAATATAGAAATAAACAACTTTTTTGCGCTAATATCATTTACACGTATAACTTAAGTATCGCAATGATAACAAATGCGCGAATTTACCACAGCGCCATCCTGTTCTAATTCAAGTTttcactgccaagtaagtaTGGGTACTGTATATCAAAGAATAGAGAGTTTTATAGAAAAGCTATCTAAACAGAAATGGGTATACCTGCAGATGATATACTCCATGGAGACACCTTCGTCGATCAGTTTGGCTATCAATGGCTGGGTCTGGTTAGAACAGCCTGTAGCTATTTGTGTGTAGTTGATCCTTTCGAGACAGCTGTTACCAGCTATCATTTCTATAGTGAGCAATGCAACCCAAATTAatgtataaacaaacaaaacatcgGCAGCATTTATTGGTACTCAATggcatttcttttatttttctcattttttgtcaatataaaaacatgtatttgtatgtgtatgttgtGATTGTAAAAACTCTCAAATAAAATcctttatatgtttttattctgcgtataggtattgattgtgacgtctaGCGTTTGTGAGCGAAACGTCATaatttcaggaaaaaaaccGAACAGAGTTTTGCTCTGTAATATACTAATGGGGCATACAATGTAACATGACATATATTTGTCACATTCAGTTCAATACTTAGAGGAAAATCATCTcgatatatttgttatatatatggtatatatattttatatctatctATATGTGTACGTATGCACGTCTATGTCATTATAATGgattattatctccctttatttttAATTCAGAATGTTTCCTTCataatgattatctccccttttgtGGATCTCTCCTGCGAGAAAGGGAATAAAAGGAAATGAGAAAAGATGGTTGTTTTTCTCTCACTGCCAGGTGGAACAATTAATTATAGTTAATTCCTCCAAGTTGTCATTGACTTAAAAGCCATCACATAAAGAGAAAATCATGTGACCTGTTTTGTATTTACAAGTAGTTGTCATCAGACTGCTCAAATCTGCACTGGTCATGACGCCGGGGACTGTGGTATTTTCCATGATGCACTTCATCACCGTATCATAACAGCCGACATACATAGTAGTGTtactgaaacaaaaaaaaagtaacAGTCGGCAAGTCAGGGTTTCCACATCATCGATAtccaaggggttactatcactgccggaATACCCACTGATTTTTTATGCTCAatttaaatgacttttttaCTTGACGAatgtgattaaaaataaaaagaaacaaagtatataaaatgtattatcacATGACCGAACAAAGCCCTAGATGAAATCAGATTATGCATCATGGCACATTGTCGCACTGttgcatggcgcattgtcgcatTGTCGCGTGGCGAGGTCGCCAATGCGACAGTGCAACATGACCGAAAATGGCCACCACAGATAATAAAGTAAAAGGCACTCAACGTAACTTACGAACATAATCGGTTAATCACTTGTTCGGAATAGATTCCCTGTATCGACGGGACTAGATCATCCGTGCCTGTTATGTGAATCCCAAACGTAGTCAGGCAGCGGTTGTAATTTCCCATACATTGTGTAATATCCGCAGCGGAAATCACGTGAGTAAGGGATACCATAAAAATGAAACCTGTCGTTAAACAGAATAAATTGGTTAACAGTACACTCTTAATTAAAATAGAAGCACAATGTACCATTGAAAACAATTGCCTGGCACAACAACAAGTGATCGTTTTCACCTGATGAAATCATTAATAAAtatgtttcattcattttaatttgGCGCAAcacaaaaaattgttaaaatttttcgATTATAACGTAATACCATGCATAGATATACACTAGTTGCCTGTCCAATTACTTCATGAAGCAATACcccaaaaagtaagaaaaaaattaatttaataaatatcgTTATAAAATACTGTGTGAAACACAAATAGACACAACTTCTACACTGGCGTAGCGGCCGTGATGGGTGTATCGTAGCGGCCGTGATGGGTGTATCGTAGCGGCCATGTTGGGTGTATCGTAGCGGCCATGATGGGATCGTAGCGGCCTTGTTGGGTGTATCGTAGCATTTGTGTACGTGTGATgggtgtatcgtagcagtcgtgtacgtgttgtgtgtatcgtagcagtcgtgtacgtgttgtgtgtatcgtagcagtcgtgtacgtgttgtgtgtatcgtagcgGCCGTGTTgggtgtatcgtagcagtcgtgtacgtgttgggtgtatcgtagcagtcgtgtacgtgttgggTGTATCGTAGCGGCCGTGTTgggtgtatcgtagcagtcgtgtacgtgttgggtgtatcgtagcagtcgtgtacgtgttctGTGTATCGTAGCGGCCGTGTTggtgtgtatcgtagcagtcgtgtacgtgttgggtgtatcgtagcagtcgtgtacgtgttgggtgtatcgtagcagtcgtgtacgtgttgggtgtatcgtagcagtcgtgtacgtgttgtgtgtatcgtagcagtcgtgtacgtgttgggtgtatcgtagcagtcgtgtacgtgttgtgtgtatcgtagcagtcgtgtacgtgttgtgtgtatcgtagcagtcgtgtacgtgttgtgtgtatcgtagcagtcgtgtacgtgttgggtgtatcgtagcagtcgtgtacgtgttgtgtgtatcgtagcagtcgtgtacgtgtgttggtgtgtatcgtagcagtcgtgtacgtgttgtgtgtatcgtagcagtcgtgtacgtgttggtgtatcgtagcagtcgtgtacgtgttggtgtgtatcgtagcagtcgtgtacgtgttgtgtgtatcgtagcagtcgtgtatggtgtcgtagcagtcgtgtacgtgttggtgtatcgtagcagtcgtgtacgtgttgtgtgtatcgtagcagtcgtgtacgtgttggtgtatcgtagcagtcgtgtacgtgttgtgtgtatcgtagcagtcgtgtacgtgttgtgtgtatcgtagcagtcgtgtacgtgttgtgtgtatcgtagcagtcgtgtacgtgttgtgtgtatcgtagcagtcgtgtacgtgttgtgtgtatcgtagcagtcgtgtacgtgttggtgtatcgtagcagtcgtgtacgtgttgtgtgtatcgtagcagtcgtgtacgtgttgtgtgtatcgtagcagtcgtgtacgtgttgggtgtatcgtagcagtcgtgtacgtgttgtgtgtatcgtagcagtcgtgtacgtgttgtgtgtatcgtagcagtcgtgtacgtgttgtgtgtatcgtagcagtcgtgtacgtgttgggtgtatcgtagcagtcgtgtacgtgttgtgtgtatcgtagcagtcgtgtacgtgttgtgtgtatcgtagcagtcgtgtacgtgttgggtgtatcgtagcagtcgtgtacgtgttgtgtgtatcgtagcagtcgtgtacgtgttgtgtgtatcgtagcagtcgtgtacgtgttgtgtgtatcgtagcagtcgtgtacgtgttgtgtgtatcgtagcagtcgtgtacgtgttgtgtgtatcgtagcagtcgtgtacgtgttgtgtgtatcgtagcagtcgtgtacgtgttgggtgtatcgtagcagtcgtgtacgtgttgggtgtatcgtagcagtcgtgtacgtgttgtgtgtatcgtagcagtcgtgtacgtgttgtgtgtatcgtagcagtcgtgtacgtgttgggtgtatcgtagcagtcgtgtacgtgttggtgtatcgtagcagtcgtgtacgtgttgtgtgtatcgtagcagtcgtgtacgtgttgggtgtatcgtagcagtcgtgtacgtgttgggtgtatcgtagcagtcgtgtacgtgttgtgtgtatcgtagcagtcgtgtacgtgttgtgtgtatcgtagcagtcgtgtacgtgttgtgtgtatcgtagcagtcgtgtacgtgttgtgtgtatcgtagcagtcgtgtacgtgttggtgtgtatcgtagcagtcgtgtacgtgttgtgtgtatcgtagcagtcgtgtacgtgtgtgtgtgtgtcgtgtgatcgtagcagtcgtgtacgtgttgtgtgtatcgtagcagtcgtgtacgtgttgtgtgtatcgtagcagtcgtgtacgtgttgtgtgtatcgtagcagtcgtgtacgtgtgttgtgtgtgttgtcgtagcagtcgtgtacgtgttgggtgtatcgtagcagtcgtgtacgtgttgtgtgtatcgtagcagtcgtgtacgtgttgtgtgtatcgtagcagtcgtgtacgtgttgtgtgtatcgtagcagtcgtgtacgtgttgggtgtatcgtagc
It encodes:
- the LOC138308142 gene encoding uncharacterized protein, which produces MKIIGFIFMVSLTHVISAADITQCMGNYNRCLTTFGIHITGTDDLVPSIQGIYSEQVINRLCSNTTMYVGCYDTVMKCIMENTTVPGVMTSADLSSLMTTTCKYKTEMIAGNSCLERINYTQIATGCSNQTQPLIAKLIDEGVSMEYIICRSSQLATSCVFSSPKLLSCGADLVRALRAISDESTQIMCDKVSSTTVSSTMVSQYPAAGIVG